The following proteins are encoded in a genomic region of Elusimicrobiota bacterium:
- a CDS encoding PhzF family phenazine biosynthesis protein, with translation MGLPVCVVDAFAEKPFTGNPAAVVFLDGPRDDAWRQSVAAEFNLSETAFLEDAGGVFKLRWFTPAVEVALCGHATLAAAHALWETGRLAPAKPALFDTKGGSLSARRDGEWIVLDLPSLPVTPAKPPPGLLAALADTPLAFLENDGLYLLEMDSEETVRRAAPNLAAWSALTGKGLVLTAAARRPACDFVSRCFFPADGIPEDPVTGSAHCALGPYWSERLKKPVLTAFQASKRGGFLLVRPKDGRVEVGGRAVTAWSGVLA, from the coding sequence GTGGGGCTCCCCGTCTGCGTCGTCGACGCCTTCGCGGAAAAGCCCTTCACCGGCAATCCCGCCGCCGTCGTGTTCCTCGACGGCCCCCGGGACGACGCCTGGAGGCAGAGCGTCGCCGCCGAGTTCAACCTGTCGGAGACCGCGTTCCTCGAGGACGCCGGAGGCGTCTTCAAGCTGCGCTGGTTCACGCCCGCGGTCGAGGTCGCGCTGTGCGGCCACGCGACCTTGGCCGCGGCCCACGCGCTGTGGGAGACCGGCCGCCTCGCCCCCGCGAAGCCCGCGCTGTTCGACACGAAGGGCGGAAGCCTGAGTGCCCGCCGCGACGGCGAGTGGATCGTCCTCGACCTGCCGTCGCTGCCCGTGACGCCGGCCAAGCCGCCGCCCGGCCTGCTGGCCGCCCTGGCCGACACCCCGCTCGCTTTCCTCGAGAACGACGGCCTCTACCTCCTGGAGATGGACAGCGAGGAGACCGTGCGCCGCGCCGCGCCGAACCTCGCGGCCTGGTCGGCGCTGACCGGCAAAGGCCTCGTCCTGACGGCCGCCGCCCGTCGTCCGGCCTGCGACTTCGTCTCGCGCTGCTTCTTCCCCGCCGACGGCATCCCCGAGGACCCGGTGACGGGCTCCGCCCACTGCGCGCTGGGGCCGTACTGGTCGGAGCGCCTCAAGAAGCCCGTGCTCACCGCCTTCCAGGCGTCCAAGCGCGGCGGCTTCCTGCTCGTCCGGCCCAAGGACGGGCGCGTGGAGGTGGGAGGACGCGCCGTCACGGCGTGGAGCGGAGTCCTCGCGTGA
- a CDS encoding MGMT family protein, translating into MKSHSPFYQAVWKACASIPKGQVRTYGWVAKRIGKPKAARAVGMALGKNPFAPTVPCHRVVGADGRLTGYSAAGGIAKKRRMLKAEGVPLP; encoded by the coding sequence ATGAAGTCCCACTCGCCGTTTTACCAGGCCGTCTGGAAAGCCTGCGCTTCCATACCCAAGGGCCAGGTCCGCACCTACGGCTGGGTCGCCAAGCGCATCGGCAAGCCCAAGGCGGCCCGCGCCGTCGGCATGGCGCTGGGCAAGAACCCCTTCGCCCCGACGGTGCCCTGCCACCGCGTTGTCGGCGCCGACGGGCGCCTCACCGGCTATTCCGCCGCCGGCGGAATAGCCAAAAAGCGCCGCATGCTGAAGGCCGAAGGCGTCCCGCTCCCCTAG
- a CDS encoding ABC transporter permease codes for MTRRFWAVLIGRNKEFLRDRGALGWNILFPFFVVFGMAFAFSDKSQDVFKVGVAGEVSALPAGFAATKHLKFVPFEDKAAALDKLRHHQLDMLVSPGRPLAYFVNEKSPKGYLVEKIMLGTDAAAFAPARAAVEGRPIRYVDWLVAGLLSMNMMFSALFGVGYNLVRYRKNGVLKRLKATPLRAVEFLAAQVVSRLILIMGVFAVVYHGSDFFLRYERLGSLFDLYLIFALGSACLVSLGLLVAARVTSEELAGGVLNMLSWPMMFLSGVWFSLEGAPKALRFVAGMMPLTHLIDAARAVMTEGATLAQVAPHLYILALMTAVFLGVGAWTFRWD; via the coding sequence ATGACGCGGCGCTTCTGGGCCGTCCTGATCGGCCGCAACAAGGAGTTCCTGCGCGACCGCGGGGCGCTGGGCTGGAACATCCTGTTCCCGTTCTTCGTCGTGTTCGGCATGGCCTTCGCGTTCTCCGACAAGAGCCAGGACGTGTTCAAGGTCGGCGTCGCCGGGGAGGTCTCCGCGCTCCCGGCCGGCTTCGCCGCGACGAAGCACCTCAAGTTCGTCCCGTTCGAGGACAAGGCCGCCGCGCTGGACAAGCTCCGGCATCATCAGCTCGACATGCTGGTCTCGCCGGGCCGGCCGCTCGCGTACTTCGTCAACGAGAAGAGCCCGAAGGGCTACCTCGTCGAGAAGATCATGCTCGGCACCGACGCCGCGGCCTTCGCGCCCGCGCGCGCGGCCGTCGAGGGGAGGCCGATCCGCTACGTGGACTGGCTGGTGGCCGGCCTGCTGTCGATGAACATGATGTTCTCCGCCCTGTTCGGGGTCGGCTACAACCTCGTGCGCTACCGCAAGAACGGCGTGCTCAAGCGCCTGAAGGCGACCCCGCTGCGCGCCGTCGAGTTCCTCGCCGCCCAGGTCGTCTCGCGCCTGATCCTGATCATGGGCGTCTTCGCCGTCGTCTATCACGGCTCGGACTTCTTCCTCCGTTACGAGCGCCTGGGCTCGCTGTTCGACCTCTACCTCATCTTCGCGCTCGGCTCGGCGTGCCTGGTCTCGCTCGGCCTGCTCGTGGCCGCGCGCGTGACGAGCGAGGAGCTCGCCGGCGGCGTGCTCAACATGCTGTCCTGGCCGATGATGTTCCTGTCCGGCGTGTGGTTCTCGCTCGAGGGCGCGCCGAAGGCCCTGCGCTTCGTCGCCGGCATGATGCCGCTGACCCACCTGATCGACGCGGCGCGCGCGGTGATGACCGAGGGGGCGACCTTGGCGCAGGTCGCGCCGCACCTGTACATCCTCGCCCTCATGACGGCGGTGTTCCTGGGCGTCGGCGCCTGGACTTTCCGCTGGGACTAG
- a CDS encoding endonuclease/exonuclease/phosphatase family protein, producing the protein MKAAAFVLAVLTLNVAGPRRVHQGWQSRRAALIENVKSENPDAAAFQEAWRGEDADALAEAAGHPFRAHAPALGLAVTSRRRIVDRATLDLGDGYGVLRAGLDLDGTTADVYSARLEPGSGPAAARRLGRLLAAAEFVRAESKSRPFVLLGDLAASSDEKDSALFLDLVGARDLCVSHGDEMCGRTVEDSRVDYALIPYSSRPPRETARTAFTGSVEDGADTRPLSTHFGLAARLDGAWLKLRLAPEPEGRVEALAAAAELLDAARADAEARAALAGWLPWRGTLLARRARADAARFAADGERARTALARTAKPSAPAYE; encoded by the coding sequence GTGAAGGCGGCCGCGTTCGTCCTCGCCGTCCTGACCCTCAACGTCGCCGGGCCGCGCCGGGTGCATCAGGGCTGGCAGAGCCGCCGCGCCGCCCTGATCGAGAACGTCAAGTCCGAGAACCCCGACGCCGCCGCGTTCCAGGAGGCCTGGCGCGGAGAGGACGCCGACGCCCTGGCTGAGGCCGCCGGCCACCCGTTCCGCGCGCACGCGCCCGCGCTCGGCCTCGCGGTGACGAGCCGGCGGCGCATCGTCGACCGCGCGACGCTCGACCTCGGCGACGGGTACGGCGTCCTGCGCGCCGGCCTCGACCTCGACGGCACGACGGCCGACGTCTACTCCGCGCGCCTCGAGCCCGGCTCCGGGCCCGCCGCCGCGCGCCGGCTCGGCCGTCTCCTGGCCGCGGCCGAGTTCGTCCGCGCCGAATCGAAGTCGCGCCCGTTCGTCCTCCTCGGCGACCTCGCGGCGTCCTCCGACGAGAAGGATTCGGCGCTCTTCCTCGACCTCGTGGGAGCCCGGGACCTGTGCGTCTCGCACGGCGACGAGATGTGCGGCCGCACGGTCGAGGACAGCCGCGTCGACTACGCCCTGATCCCCTATTCGTCGCGCCCGCCGCGCGAGACGGCGCGCACGGCCTTCACAGGCAGCGTCGAGGACGGCGCCGACACCCGGCCGCTGTCGACCCACTTCGGCCTCGCCGCCCGCCTCGACGGCGCCTGGCTCAAGCTCCGCCTCGCTCCCGAGCCGGAGGGCCGGGTCGAGGCTCTCGCCGCGGCCGCCGAGCTGCTCGACGCGGCCCGCGCCGACGCGGAGGCCCGGGCCGCCCTCGCGGGCTGGCTCCCCTGGCGCGGCACCCTTCTGGCGCGGCGCGCCCGCGCCGACGCCGCGCGCTTCGCGGCCGACGGCGAGCGGGCCCGCACCGCCCTGGCGCGGACCGCCAAGCCGTCCGCCCCGGCCTACGAATGA
- a CDS encoding SRPBCC family protein, translating into MTTKTEEKRTTGTVRLHRVLKAPAERVYKAVLDPAANCKWLPPHGFTCTVHSLDAKAGGTYRMSFTNFSTGKSMSFGGRYVELKPGERIVATDAFDDPAMPGEMRTTYAFTKVSVGTEVSIVQEGIPAMIPVEACYLGWQESLEQLAALVEPEIPD; encoded by the coding sequence ATGACGACCAAGACCGAAGAGAAGAGGACCACCGGCACCGTCCGGCTCCACCGCGTGCTCAAGGCGCCGGCGGAGCGCGTCTACAAGGCGGTGCTCGATCCAGCGGCGAACTGCAAGTGGCTGCCGCCGCACGGCTTCACCTGCACGGTCCACAGCCTCGACGCCAAGGCGGGCGGGACCTACAGGATGTCCTTCACGAACTTCTCAACGGGCAAGAGCATGTCCTTCGGCGGCAGGTACGTCGAGCTCAAGCCCGGCGAACGCATCGTCGCCACCGACGCCTTCGACGACCCCGCCATGCCGGGCGAGATGCGGACCACCTACGCCTTCACCAAGGTCTCCGTCGGCACCGAGGTCAGCATCGTGCAGGAAGGCATCCCGGCGATGATCCCGGTCGAGGCCTGCTATCTGGGCTGGCAGGAGTCCTTGGAGCAGCTCGCCGCGCTCGTCGAGCCGGAGATACCCGACTGA
- a CDS encoding YihY/virulence factor BrkB family protein: MKNLVLPAMKAALRQSAADRVPMMGAALAFYAVFSIAPLLVISMSVAGLFFGERGGAEVLDTLGGAAGDHGAQALRSMVEGAASRPFAGRTAAAIGVLTLLIGASSVFAQLQESLNVIWKVAPATDAHWRDTARRRLLTFGMVGGIAALLLASVIVTAVLSAAGRFAGADSGSAAWWPAVNSLVSAAVMTGLFGAVFKYLPDARLPWRAALRGGFWTSLLFAAGQQAIGLYLGRTAVASTYGAAGSLVALLLWVYYSAQIVLFGAEVTRAYVLLEGLRAPPKAVARRAHARTG; encoded by the coding sequence GTGAAGAACCTCGTCCTGCCGGCGATGAAGGCCGCGCTCCGACAGAGCGCGGCGGACCGCGTCCCGATGATGGGCGCGGCCCTCGCCTTTTACGCGGTCTTCTCGATCGCCCCTCTCCTCGTGATCTCGATGAGCGTCGCCGGCCTGTTCTTCGGCGAGCGGGGCGGGGCCGAGGTGCTCGACACGCTCGGCGGCGCGGCGGGCGACCACGGGGCGCAGGCGCTCCGCTCGATGGTCGAGGGCGCGGCGAGCCGGCCCTTCGCGGGCCGGACGGCGGCCGCGATCGGGGTCCTCACGCTCCTGATCGGCGCGTCGAGCGTGTTCGCCCAGCTTCAGGAGTCGCTGAACGTGATCTGGAAGGTCGCCCCGGCGACGGACGCGCACTGGAGGGACACCGCCCGCCGCCGCCTCCTGACCTTCGGCATGGTCGGCGGCATCGCCGCCCTCCTGCTGGCCTCCGTGATCGTCACCGCCGTGCTCTCCGCCGCGGGGCGCTTCGCCGGCGCCGACTCCGGGTCCGCCGCCTGGTGGCCGGCGGTCAACTCCCTCGTCTCGGCGGCGGTCATGACCGGCCTGTTCGGGGCGGTCTTCAAGTACCTGCCCGACGCGCGCCTGCCCTGGCGCGCCGCGCTGCGCGGCGGCTTCTGGACGAGCCTGCTCTTCGCCGCGGGCCAGCAGGCGATCGGACTCTACCTGGGACGGACGGCCGTCGCCTCCACGTACGGGGCGGCCGGCTCGCTCGTCGCCCTGCTGCTCTGGGTGTACTACTCGGCCCAGATCGTGCTGTTCGGCGCGGAGGTCACGCGCGCGTACGTCCTGCTCGAGGGGCTCCGCGCGCCGCCGAAGGCCGTCGCGCGGCGCGCGCACGCTCGGACCGGCTAG
- a CDS encoding TIGR01777 family protein, with amino-acid sequence MKVVLAGGTGFIGGALIETLLQRGDAVVLLTRDVAGAQLRWDGRVDARLWNGRDPGPWVMTVDGADAVINLAGESVAGGRWTAERKLALIKSRVDSTRAVVAAIEAAKERPLVLVNASAVGFYGVSPEGECAEDAQRGSDFLAALCGQWERDAREADRLGVRTVMTRFGVVLGKGGGALAKMLTPFKLGLGGPLGGGRQPFPWVHIDDVVGAILFAIDDAKLTGPVNVTAPEAATNAGFTKALGRALHRPAFLPAPAFALRLALGEMSSLLLGGQKAAPKKLLAHGYQFRRPSLDGALASLFTK; translated from the coding sequence ATGAAAGTGGTCTTGGCCGGCGGCACCGGCTTCATCGGCGGCGCGCTCATCGAGACTCTGCTCCAGCGCGGCGACGCCGTCGTCCTGCTCACGCGCGACGTCGCCGGGGCCCAGCTCCGCTGGGACGGCCGCGTCGACGCCCGCCTCTGGAACGGGCGCGACCCGGGCCCGTGGGTGATGACCGTCGACGGCGCCGACGCCGTGATCAACCTCGCCGGCGAGAGCGTGGCGGGCGGGCGTTGGACCGCGGAGCGCAAGCTCGCGCTGATCAAGAGCCGCGTGGACTCGACCCGGGCGGTCGTCGCCGCGATCGAGGCGGCCAAGGAACGCCCGCTGGTCCTCGTCAACGCCTCGGCCGTGGGCTTCTACGGCGTCTCTCCGGAGGGCGAGTGCGCCGAGGACGCGCAGCGCGGCTCCGACTTCCTCGCCGCGCTGTGCGGGCAGTGGGAGCGCGACGCCCGCGAAGCGGACAGACTCGGCGTCCGCACGGTCATGACCCGCTTCGGCGTGGTCCTGGGCAAGGGCGGCGGGGCGCTGGCCAAGATGCTGACCCCGTTCAAGCTCGGCCTCGGCGGCCCGCTCGGCGGCGGGCGCCAGCCGTTCCCGTGGGTCCACATCGACGACGTCGTCGGGGCGATCCTGTTCGCGATCGACGACGCGAAGCTCACCGGACCCGTCAACGTGACCGCGCCCGAGGCGGCGACGAACGCGGGGTTCACGAAAGCCCTCGGCCGCGCCCTTCATCGCCCGGCCTTCCTGCCCGCACCCGCCTTCGCCCTGCGCCTGGCGCTCGGCGAGATGTCCTCTCTGCTGCTCGGCGGACAGAAGGCCGCGCCGAAGAAGCTCCTCGCGCACGGCTACCAGTTCCGCCGCCCGTCGCTCGACGGGGCCCTCGCCTCGCTGTTCACGAAGTAG
- a CDS encoding anhydro-N-acetylmuramic acid kinase, translating into MSTRLAVGLMSGTSADGVTAALVAVGADRLRVLRHRTYPFSAALKKRVLGAPGLSVAELSRLNFELGEAFAAAALKIAGRSRPAVIGSHGQTVWHGPDAAPPNTLQIAEPAVIAERTGVTVVADFRPRDMAAGGQGAPLVPAFDLFLYGRGSLKAVINVGGISNASIIGHDRILAAFDTGPGNVLLDEAVRRATKGRLDFDSGGRLAAAGTVDERLLSRLLKNPYFLKPPPKSLDRSTFGPALLDRVYPRLTAKALPDALATLAELTARSLWLGVLQSSPGPLSEVVISGGGALNAHLMRRLRALFSPAPVGVTAIPVMAKEAACFAWLAARALDGKPGNAPAATGARGARILGKIILP; encoded by the coding sequence ATGAGCACCCGCCTCGCCGTCGGTCTGATGTCCGGCACCTCCGCCGACGGGGTGACCGCCGCGCTCGTCGCCGTCGGCGCGGACCGCCTGCGCGTCCTGCGCCACCGGACCTATCCTTTCTCCGCCGCGCTCAAGAAGCGCGTCCTGGGCGCTCCCGGCCTCTCCGTCGCCGAGCTGTCGCGCCTGAACTTCGAGCTGGGCGAGGCCTTCGCCGCCGCCGCCCTCAAGATCGCCGGCCGCTCCCGCCCCGCCGTCATCGGCTCCCACGGCCAGACCGTCTGGCACGGCCCCGACGCGGCGCCGCCGAACACTTTGCAGATCGCCGAGCCCGCCGTCATCGCCGAGCGCACCGGCGTGACGGTCGTCGCCGACTTCCGGCCGCGCGACATGGCCGCCGGCGGCCAGGGCGCGCCGCTCGTCCCCGCTTTCGACCTTTTCCTCTATGGACGCGGATCGCTGAAGGCGGTGATCAACGTCGGAGGGATATCGAACGCGAGCATCATCGGCCATGATCGGATCCTCGCCGCCTTCGATACCGGCCCCGGGAATGTCCTTTTAGACGAGGCCGTGCGCCGCGCGACGAAAGGCCGCCTCGACTTCGACTCCGGAGGCCGCCTCGCCGCCGCGGGAACGGTCGACGAAAGGCTGCTGAGCCGCCTCCTGAAAAATCCGTACTTCCTCAAGCCCCCGCCGAAGTCCCTCGACCGCTCGACCTTCGGCCCGGCTTTGCTCGACCGCGTCTATCCGCGCCTGACGGCCAAGGCCCTTCCGGACGCTCTCGCCACCCTCGCCGAGCTCACCGCGCGCTCTTTGTGGCTCGGGGTCCTCCAAAGCTCGCCCGGGCCGTTGAGCGAGGTCGTGATCTCCGGCGGCGGCGCGCTCAACGCGCACCTGATGCGCCGCCTGCGCGCGCTGTTCTCCCCCGCGCCCGTCGGCGTCACCGCGATCCCCGTCATGGCCAAGGAGGCCGCCTGCTTCGCCTGGCTCGCCGCGCGCGCCCTCGACGGGAAGCCGGGCAACGCCCCCGCCGCGACGGGCGCCCGCGGGGCCCGCATCCTTGGTAAAATAATACTCCCATGA
- a CDS encoding ABC transporter ATP-binding protein: protein MSAVLEARGLVKRYPKAAANAVDGLSLSVREGSCFGLLGPNGAGKTTTVEMLEGILPPDGGDIFYRGKPIGAEFRERTGIQFQDTALQDHLTVRELLDLFGALYPRRLSEAELTKLCDLGELLDRDPEKLSGGQRQRALLALALVNDPDVVFLDEPTTGLDPQARRNFWDLARSIKARGKTVLLTTHYMEEAYALCDEVAIVDKGRIIAQGAPDTLLKRHFDGVVIELPKADFKAPSGGLQGEIVERGEITELLTNEVEAALEALKRGGSSLAHLRVRPRTLEDLFLALTGRELRE from the coding sequence ATGAGCGCCGTCCTCGAAGCCCGCGGCTTGGTCAAGCGCTACCCGAAAGCCGCGGCGAACGCCGTCGACGGGCTCTCTTTGTCGGTGCGCGAGGGCTCGTGCTTCGGGCTGCTCGGCCCCAACGGCGCGGGCAAGACCACGACGGTCGAGATGCTCGAGGGCATCTTGCCGCCCGACGGCGGCGATATCTTCTATAGAGGCAAGCCGATCGGGGCGGAGTTCCGCGAGCGCACGGGGATCCAGTTCCAGGATACCGCCCTTCAAGACCATCTGACCGTGCGCGAGCTGCTCGACCTGTTCGGCGCGCTGTATCCGCGGCGCCTGAGCGAGGCGGAGCTGACGAAACTGTGCGACCTCGGCGAGCTGCTCGACCGCGACCCGGAGAAGCTGTCCGGCGGCCAGCGGCAGCGCGCGCTGCTGGCCCTGGCGCTCGTCAACGATCCCGACGTCGTCTTCCTCGACGAGCCGACCACCGGCCTCGATCCCCAGGCCCGGCGCAACTTCTGGGACCTCGCGCGTTCCATCAAGGCGCGCGGGAAGACGGTCCTGCTCACCACGCACTACATGGAGGAGGCCTACGCGCTGTGCGACGAGGTCGCCATCGTGGACAAGGGGCGCATCATCGCGCAGGGCGCGCCCGACACCCTCCTCAAGAGGCACTTCGACGGCGTGGTCATCGAGCTGCCGAAGGCCGACTTCAAGGCGCCTTCCGGCGGCCTCCAGGGGGAGATCGTCGAGCGCGGCGAGATCACCGAGCTGCTGACGAACGAGGTCGAGGCGGCGCTCGAGGCGCTCAAGCGCGGCGGCTCGAGCCTCGCCCACCTGCGTGTGCGGCCGCGGACCCTCGAGGACCTGTTCCTCGCGCTGACCGGCCGGGAGCTGCGCGAATGA
- a CDS encoding SDR family oxidoreductase, producing MNVLKPSADHGKLVAGRRVLITGASSGIGRALAAAFQVDGAVLAVCARREVPVGEAASFRADVSKPEDVERLIRGVEEALGGLDAVVNNAGVLEAGRVTEQPLEQWRRALEINLTGPLLVARAAARLMPRGSVINVTSGLGFFPMEPYHAYCVSKAGLNMLTRALAAEWRGRIAVNAVDPGVARTAMNPSAAEEPAGVYPIVRALVAAGAEGPTGRCFKKNGEDVPWAGCLK from the coding sequence ATGAACGTTCTTAAGCCGTCCGCGGACCACGGGAAGCTCGTCGCCGGCCGGAGGGTGTTGATCACGGGGGCGTCCTCCGGGATCGGACGCGCCCTCGCCGCCGCGTTCCAGGTCGACGGCGCCGTCCTTGCGGTGTGCGCCCGCCGCGAGGTCCCAGTGGGCGAGGCGGCGTCTTTCCGCGCCGACGTCTCGAAGCCGGAGGACGTCGAGAGGCTCATCCGCGGGGTCGAGGAGGCGCTCGGCGGCCTCGACGCGGTGGTCAACAACGCGGGCGTCCTCGAGGCCGGGCGCGTGACCGAGCAGCCGCTCGAGCAATGGCGCCGCGCGCTGGAGATCAACCTCACCGGCCCGCTGCTCGTCGCTCGCGCGGCGGCGCGGCTGATGCCCCGCGGCAGCGTGATCAACGTGACCTCGGGCCTGGGCTTCTTCCCGATGGAGCCGTATCACGCCTACTGCGTCTCCAAGGCCGGGCTCAACATGCTCACTCGCGCCCTGGCCGCGGAGTGGCGCGGGCGCATCGCGGTGAACGCGGTCGATCCCGGCGTCGCCCGCACCGCGATGAACCCTTCGGCCGCGGAGGAGCCGGCCGGCGTCTATCCCATCGTGCGCGCCCTGGTCGCGGCCGGCGCGGAAGGTCCGACGGGCCGCTGCTTCAAGAAAAACGGCGAGGACGTCCCCTGGGCCGGGTGCCTCAAATGA